In one window of Camelina sativa cultivar DH55 chromosome 15, Cs, whole genome shotgun sequence DNA:
- the LOC104747038 gene encoding CLAVATA3/ESR (CLE)-related protein 41-like gives MATSIDQTNTKSSHARALPLLLIFLSFLLFISLTIPMTRPQVTSTVAPFKRVLLEPSVSASVTMDLHPNARTRHSRTSRRREFGNDAHEVPSGPNPISN, from the coding sequence ATGGCAACATCAATTGACCAAACCAATACCAAATCATCACATGCTCGTGCTCTTCCCCTTCTCCTCATCTTCTTATCTTTCCTTCTCTTCATTAGCCTTACAATCCCCATGACTCGTCCTCAGGTCACATCTACGGTTGCTCCTTTTAAGAGGGTTCTCCTTGAACCTTCGGTTTCAGCTTCAGTAACAATGGATCTACATCCAAACGCTCGCACACGACACAGCCGCACTTCTAGAAGGAGAGAGTTTGGAAATGATGCTCATGAGGTTCCTAGTGGTCCAAACCCTATTTCCAACTAG